A genomic stretch from Carassius auratus strain Wakin unplaced genomic scaffold, ASM336829v1 scaf_tig00215416, whole genome shotgun sequence includes:
- the LOC113094713 gene encoding protein TASOR-like isoform X2: MACNFSQERKIDKESSKAGGLTLEDGDSKKQLLSASSTATSKQNGDQAGCEDEQMSEQDASERRRAGLSDLKNCGGSPSTLTLPRSAEDLPRRNFQIPRKIKERRGLLQQLSPDSREFEDVVKLLSTFYLDTNSRGTFTYTKASLIHNELLEKEFIEKKRELKQNGRTEAELAESYAFLLPDKNKVQWVCEKGLSVGHSRVNNLGSPVKGVYLSKYSDLLQMNPFEVGATGDIIIFKIMKGKVKTIFENMPKNNLEPTLKYDSHVFKNASKVTSLLSYRAFEHTQQYFYEFAFEELRSRPRHVLPYAVVSFQYKGKESATATHSRLNSTLHEGQRVRRRYTVWSGSLVNKGEEVYQVYIRSSSLTHLPLKLPDKLDINMAMHLDQVKRKIPPVLLSWEAYSGSREAFKCGMYCGLYEVMGRSKQENSLSGLLHRLERERMVLVKPLIDKGFLFLLSSSQLHTATERRGRNDRVLQALFVFQEQRIISKLISKNSGVNEDPLAPLEPKDTISHQIDDFVPALHHGFYKLRANPPKELAVGLKQQVLDYLSQKEQGVLRPFHIAEYRHSLDDRTNQHPAPRPKNMDVALNSYIFGPGQFQLPVEALQQDLMDSRQGAASPPAGAEEYSPVSDWGGSDRQVPGSSTIGVSQSNGGAQRSQGEYDKEKMEKLLKLIQLHKRTLGKDEGSGTEREEDLDTAGLKRRLERDGPGGVSKYLRTGLLNGEPGRVVMDSMGLCDTDLRERVSQSATLRDTHALLKLFLSTLNRMAQSSDTASSQPPILPKSVEGHDPGDSAAHCDLDLRGRRADEEQDLMACSRGSVDVYSPSSSLEQQPSCQAEASHQSHHLWRTATRVPEGVGEPSLIGGEKQVHSTRKVVDTILDSEFQNLCTGIQKLMDAQDIIYNSQPPLPRCDDQAKWSSSPFSPFVSKYVSPLPVQGYVNTLCEKMSRLIQAPMASVPVAVVSPPAVAPVPAPLPPAPPPSAMPAPAQPTLPSPPAHPHTKTSSPVLKSQALSSKPQATLKPPPSGKHRVATVKERRRFTAEKSADPKSTDVVENPMCSPSSASASQPPVAPVPEIPSEPTHAGTSSTAGGSVIGQIKPDVLCTLMEIMQKNAVKFYIQRGDEESELCAEIKEYLRSLGNIECNPQNYLESKSQQKFMIIIQNEDIAAHVHKIPALVSLKKLPTVYFAGVDSLDDVKNRTYNELFVSGGLIVSDELILKPDNITLEKLRAFLKFLEEQGSPWKWKVHCKTQKKLKELSRLNTEALDLLNLLTTYQKKHLVEFLPYHECDTPSRTAPDLDCLVKLQAQHTQLRHLIFLTEKHDDAFSQFSGSGVIIAGMNDIMNNFQSLISVPEEVAVAALPEPVEPDAVRDEEDMSIDSEDDMPVITETSIQTENDLKEPQAPQPPPPQTDGFRPPLPDQLSLDPISTQPVQPIPSAYPTQGSYSTDYAALKSAIAQYKAASQESTSMPEVEDTLASFGVNPHQSYLCTSSAQWSPYSGSPAYHVSSAYSSPVSVASRGSEYSQTVAPPGTQTPTNTSTIPVTQPLTVPLSLPQPLVEVPSTPESGTCLHPPGQSLPIPDSVGVPGVATASITNQLGLAGSQTAKFSAESASSSSATSSSSLHTTFPSYPDTMHFPALTPIPPVPALYGWGPTAGAQQGYAAGQSGAGFSALPSTQTEASRPADGSWVGTIESETARGQEKEEEGVPTSGTTKVVQQEAGGEKGGAMGGSTSCAQGSRTPVNSSSESQGGSQAPPTRGGTSSRGLLPIPGAALGTLCRGGHNNSMYNPRGGHPDMMRGGFRGRGVPPHPMRSRPGRGHLRGGPSCNWGYPPGRGGGGRSDYYSDYTYN, encoded by the exons GAAAAATCGACAAGGAGAGCAGCAAGGCCGGCGGCCTAACCTTGGAGGATGGCGATAGCAAGAAGCAATTGTTGTCAGCCTCTAGCACGGCCACATCCAAGCAAAATGGCGATCAAGCTGGATGTGAAGACGAGCAAATGTCTGAACAAGATGCTTCTGAGCGACGGAGGGCAGGGCTGTCGGACCTAAAAAACTGCGGCGGCTCGCCCTCGACACTAACGTTACCGAGGTCGGCCGAGGATCTGCCAAGGAGGAATTTTCAGATTCCTAGGAAAATCAAGGAGCGGAGAG GTCTCCTGCAACAATTGTCTCCAGATTCCAGAGAGTTTGAGGACGTCGTGAAGCTTCTGTCCACGTTCTACCTGGACACCAACTCCCGTGGGACTTTCACTTACACTAAAGCTTCTCTCATTCACAACGAGCTCCTGGAGAAAGAG TTCATCGAGAAGAAAAGAGAACTGAAGCAGAATGGCAGGACCGAGGCAGAGCTCGCAGAATCTTATGCTTTTCTGCTGCCTGATAAGAATAAG GTTCAGTGGGTCTGCGAAAAGGGTCTTTCTGTGGGACATTCGCGGGTCAACAATCTAGGAAGCCCTGTCAAAG GGGTTTACCTCTCCAAATACTCAGATTTGTTACAGATGAATCCATTTGAAGTGGGAGCCACTGGAGacataatcatatttaaaatcatGAAG GGTAAAGTGAAGACAATATTTGAGAACATGCCCAAAAACAATCTTGAGCCGACCCTTAAATACGATAGCCatgtatttaaaaatgccagcaaaGTGACCTCATTATTGTCCTATAGGGCCTTTGAGCACACTCAG CAATACTTTTATGAATTTGCTTTTGAGGAGCTCAGGTCAAGGCCCAGGCATGTGTTGCCGTATGCGGTTGTGTCTTTTCAATACAAAGGCAAAGAGTCGGCCACGGCCACACACAG TAGATTAAACAGCACGCTACATGAAGGGCAAAGAg TTCGGCGAAGATATACAGTTTGGAGTGGCTCGCTGGTGAATAAGGGAGAAGAGGTCTATCAAGTGTACATCCGGTCTTCAAGTCTCACTCACCTTCCACTTAAACT CCCGGACAAGCTTGACATTAATATGGCTATGCATCTCGACCAAGTCAAGAGAAAGATCCCGCCTGTGTTGCTGTCATGGGAAGCGTACAGTGGATCACGAGAGG CATTTAAGTGCGGGATGTACTGTGGCCTGTATGAGGTCATGGGGAGAAGTAAACAGGAAAACAGCCTCTCGGGACTGTTGCACCGACTTGAGAGAGAAAGAATG GTTTTGGTGAAGCCATTGATAGACAAAGGATTTCTCTTCCTCCTTTCGTCTTCTCAGTTGCACACTGCCACTG aGCGACGAGGAAGAAATGACAGGGTTTTGCAGGCGCTTTTTGTATTTCAAGAGCAAAGAATCATCTCGAAGTTGA TTTCGAAGAACTCTGGAGTAAATGAGGACCCTCTTGCTCCACTAGAGCCTAAAGACACAATCAGCCATCAAATAGACGATTTTGTACCTGCCCTGCATCATGGCTTCTACAAGCTGCGTGCCAATCCACCCAAAGAGCTTGCGGTGGGGCTGAAACAGCAGGTGCTGGACTACCTCAGCCAGAAAGAGCAAGGTGTCTTACGGCCTTTCCACATAGCAGAGTACCGGCACAGTTTGGATGACCGGACTAACCAACACCCGGCACCTCGTCCTAAGAATATGGATGTGGCACTGAACTCTTACATATTTGGTCCGGGACAGTTCCAGCTGCCTGTGGAAGCGCTGCAGCAGGATCTGATGGACAGCCGACAAGGGGCAGCGTCTCCCCCAGCCGGTGCAGAAGAGTACAGTCCTGTCTCAGACTGGGGCGGGTCGGATAGACAGGTGCCGGGTAGCAGCACGATTGGGGTTTCTCAGTCTAACGGTGGCGCTCAGAGGTCACAGGGAGAGTACGACAAAGAAAAGATGGAGAAATTGCTAAAGCTGATACAGTTACATAAGCGGACTTTGGGCAAGGATGAGGGGAGCGGGACGGAAAGAGAAGAGGACTTGGACACGGCCGGCCTGAAGAGGAGGCTGGAGAGGGACGGTCCTGGGGGCGTGAGCAAGTACCTTAGGACGGGACTGCTGAATGGAGAGCCAGGAAGAG TGGTGATGGACAGCATGGGGCTGTGTGACACGGACCTGCGGGAGCGTGTGTCTCAGAGTGCCACCCTCCGAGACACGCACGCCTTGCTTAAACTCTTCCTCAGCACGCTTAACAGGATGGCCCAAAGCTCGGACACTGCCAGCAGCCAGCCTCCGATACTACCCAAAAGCGTAGAGGGACATGACCCCGGTGACTCAGCCGCTCACTGTGACCTTGACCTGCGTGGCAGACGTGCTGATGAAGAGCAG GATCTGATGGCCTGCAGCAGGGGCAGTGTGGATGTGTACAGTCCCTCGTCCAGTCTGGAGCAGCAGCCCTCCTGTCAAGCAGAAGCCTCACATCAAAGTCACCATCTCTGGAGAACAGCCACCAGAG TTCCAGAGGGAGTTGGTGAACCTAGTTTGATTGGAGGGGAGAAGCAGGTACACTCTACAAGGAAAGTAGTCGACACTATCCTCGACAGTGAGTTCCAGAACCTCTGCACAGGGATCCAGAAACTGATGGACGCCCAAGATATAATTTACAACTCTCAGCCACCTTTGCCGCGATGTGACGATCAGGCTAAATGGTCAAGCTCGCCATTCTCACCTTTTGTGTCCAAATATGTCTCGCCGCTGCCAGTGCAGGGCTACGTTAACACGCTCTGTGAAAAGATGAGCCGTTTGATCCAGGCTCCCATGGCATCTGTACCTGTGGCTGTTGTGTCACCGCCTGCTGTTGCCCCAGTGCCCGCCCCTTTGCCACCTGCCCCGCCCCCTTCTGCCATGCCGGCTCCTGCCCAACCCACACTGCCCTCACCTCCTGCTCATCCTCACACTAAAACATCATCTCCAGTGCTTAAGTCTCAGGCTCTGTCGAGCAAGCCACAAGCTACCCTCAAACCTCCTCCTTCAGGCAAGCATCGCGTCGCCACTGTCAAAGAGCGCCGCCGGTTTACAGCAGAAAAATCAGCTGACCCCAAGAGTACAGATGTGGTGGAAAATCCTATGTGCTCCCCATCATCTGCAAGTGCCAGTCAACCTCCAGTCGCTCCAGTCCCAGAGATTCCCTCAGAGCCTACTCATGCAGGAACCTCAAGCACTGCGGGAGGCAGCGTTATTGGGCAAATCAAGCCTGATGTTTTGTGCACACTGATGGAGATCATGCAGAAAAATGCAGTAAAGTTTTACATTCAAAGGGGAGATGAGGAGAGTGAACTCTGCGCTGAGATCAAG GAGTATTTAAGAAGCCTTGGCAACATCGAGTGCAATCCGCAGAATTACCTAGAGAGTAAAAGTCAGCAGAAGTTCATGATCATTATTCAGAATGAGGATATAGCCGCTCATGTACATAag ATCCCAGCACTGGTGTCTCTAAAGAAATTGCCCACAGTTTACTTTGCTGGAGTGGACAGCCTGGATGATGTGAAAAATCGCACTTACAATGAGCTTTTCGTGTCTGGAGGTCTCATTGTGTCGGATGAGCTCATTCTCAAGCCTGACAATATAACACTAG AGAAGCTACGGGCATTTCTCAAGTTCCTGGAGGAACAGGGCTCACCCTGGAAGTGGAAGGTGCACTGTAAGACTCAGAAGAAGCTGAAAGAGCTCAGCAG GCTGAACACTGAGGCATTGGATCTGTTAAACCTGCTGACGACCTACCAGAAGAAACACCTGGTGGAGTTTCTGCCTTATCACGAGTGCGACACTCCATCTAGGACGGCTCCTGATTTGGACTGTCTGGTCAAGCTGCAAGCTCAGCACACACAGCTTCGACACCTCATTTTCCTGACAG AAAAGCATGATGACGCATTCTCGCAGTTCTCCGGTAGTGGAGTCATCATCGCAGGTATGAATGACATCATGAACAACTTCCAGAGTTTGATCAGTGTCCCAGAAGAAGTAGCGGTCGCTGCCCTACCTGAACCAG TGGAACCTGATGCGGTTCGAGATGAGGAGGACATGTCTATAGATTCTGAAGATGACATGCCCGTTATCACCGAAACGTCCATTCAGACTGAAAATGACCTGAAGGAACCACAGGCACCTCAGCCCCCTCCACCCCAGACCGATGGATTTCGTCCACCCCTCCCTGACCAACTCTCTTTGGACCCCATTAGCACGCAGCCTGTACAACCAATCCCATCTGCTTACCCTACTCAGGGCTCTTACTCCACTGATTACGCAGCTCTGAAGTCTGCCATCGCTCAGTATAAAGCTGCCAGTCAGGAGAGCACCTCTATGCCTGAAGTAGAGGACACCCTGGCCAGTTTCGGTGTGAACCCTCACCAGAGCTACCTGTGTACCAGCTCGGCACAGTGGAGCCCTTACTCTGGTTCTCCCGCGTACCATGTGTCCTCAGCATATTCCTCTCCAGTTAGTGTGGCCTCCAGGGGATCAGAGTACAGCCAAACTGTTGCTCCTCCTGGGACCCAAACTCCAACAAACACCTCCACCATACCTGTTACTCAACCGCTCACCGTTCCCCTTTCCCTCCCTCAGCCCCTGGTGGAGGTGCCTTCTACTCCAGAATCAGGCACCTGTCTTCATCCGCCTGGACAGTCCCTACCCATTCCTGACAGTGTGGGAGTGCCTGGGGTAGCAACGGCAAGCATCACTAATCAGTTAGGACTTGCTGGCTCTCAAACTGCTAAGTTCAGTGCAGAGTCCGCTTCCTCATCTTCTGCTACTTCCTCATCCTCTCTTCACACCACTTTTCCTTCCTATCCAGATACTATGCATTTTCCAGCCCTCACTCCAATTCCTCCTGTTCCAGCGCTTTATGGCTGGGGTCCTACAGCAGGAGCCCAGCAGGGTTACGCGGCTGGGCAGAGTGGGGCAGGATTCAGCGCTCTACCTTCCACCCAAACTGAGGCCTCAAGGCCCGCAGATGGATCATGGGTGGGGACCATTGAGAGTGAAACCGCTCGTGGAcaagaaaaagaggaagaaggTGTCCCTACTTCGGGAACTACTAAAGTGGTCCAACAGGAAGCTGGTGGAGAGAAAGGAGGTGCAATGGGTGGTTCAACCTCATGTGCCCAAGGCAGCAGAACTCCAGTGAACTCTTCCTCTGAAAGTCAGGGTGGAAGTCAAGCCCCTCCCACCAGGGGCGGTACTTCCAGCAGAGGACTCTTACCCATCCCTGGAGCTGCACTGGGAACCTTGTGCCGAGGAGGACACAACAATAGCATGTACAATCCCAGAGGGGGACATCCTGATATGATGCGTGGTGGTTTCAGGGGTCGAGGAGTACCGCCACATCCCATGAGATCTAGACCGGGTCGGGGTCACCTGAGAGGGGGCCCATCCTGTAACTGGGGTTATCCCCCTGGGAGGGGAGGGGGTGGTCGGTCAGACTACTATTCAGACTACACCTATAACTAA
- the LOC113094713 gene encoding protein TASOR-like isoform X1: MACNFSQERKIDKESSKAGGLTLEDGDSKKQLLSASSTATSKQNGDQAGCEDEQMSEQDASERRRAGLSDLKNCGGSPSTLTLPRSAEDLPRRNFQIPRKIKERRGCLLQQLSPDSREFEDVVKLLSTFYLDTNSRGTFTYTKASLIHNELLEKEFIEKKRELKQNGRTEAELAESYAFLLPDKNKVQWVCEKGLSVGHSRVNNLGSPVKGVYLSKYSDLLQMNPFEVGATGDIIIFKIMKGKVKTIFENMPKNNLEPTLKYDSHVFKNASKVTSLLSYRAFEHTQQYFYEFAFEELRSRPRHVLPYAVVSFQYKGKESATATHSRLNSTLHEGQRVRRRYTVWSGSLVNKGEEVYQVYIRSSSLTHLPLKLPDKLDINMAMHLDQVKRKIPPVLLSWEAYSGSREAFKCGMYCGLYEVMGRSKQENSLSGLLHRLERERMVLVKPLIDKGFLFLLSSSQLHTATERRGRNDRVLQALFVFQEQRIISKLISKNSGVNEDPLAPLEPKDTISHQIDDFVPALHHGFYKLRANPPKELAVGLKQQVLDYLSQKEQGVLRPFHIAEYRHSLDDRTNQHPAPRPKNMDVALNSYIFGPGQFQLPVEALQQDLMDSRQGAASPPAGAEEYSPVSDWGGSDRQVPGSSTIGVSQSNGGAQRSQGEYDKEKMEKLLKLIQLHKRTLGKDEGSGTEREEDLDTAGLKRRLERDGPGGVSKYLRTGLLNGEPGRVVMDSMGLCDTDLRERVSQSATLRDTHALLKLFLSTLNRMAQSSDTASSQPPILPKSVEGHDPGDSAAHCDLDLRGRRADEEQDLMACSRGSVDVYSPSSSLEQQPSCQAEASHQSHHLWRTATRVPEGVGEPSLIGGEKQVHSTRKVVDTILDSEFQNLCTGIQKLMDAQDIIYNSQPPLPRCDDQAKWSSSPFSPFVSKYVSPLPVQGYVNTLCEKMSRLIQAPMASVPVAVVSPPAVAPVPAPLPPAPPPSAMPAPAQPTLPSPPAHPHTKTSSPVLKSQALSSKPQATLKPPPSGKHRVATVKERRRFTAEKSADPKSTDVVENPMCSPSSASASQPPVAPVPEIPSEPTHAGTSSTAGGSVIGQIKPDVLCTLMEIMQKNAVKFYIQRGDEESELCAEIKEYLRSLGNIECNPQNYLESKSQQKFMIIIQNEDIAAHVHKIPALVSLKKLPTVYFAGVDSLDDVKNRTYNELFVSGGLIVSDELILKPDNITLEKLRAFLKFLEEQGSPWKWKVHCKTQKKLKELSRLNTEALDLLNLLTTYQKKHLVEFLPYHECDTPSRTAPDLDCLVKLQAQHTQLRHLIFLTEKHDDAFSQFSGSGVIIAGMNDIMNNFQSLISVPEEVAVAALPEPVEPDAVRDEEDMSIDSEDDMPVITETSIQTENDLKEPQAPQPPPPQTDGFRPPLPDQLSLDPISTQPVQPIPSAYPTQGSYSTDYAALKSAIAQYKAASQESTSMPEVEDTLASFGVNPHQSYLCTSSAQWSPYSGSPAYHVSSAYSSPVSVASRGSEYSQTVAPPGTQTPTNTSTIPVTQPLTVPLSLPQPLVEVPSTPESGTCLHPPGQSLPIPDSVGVPGVATASITNQLGLAGSQTAKFSAESASSSSATSSSSLHTTFPSYPDTMHFPALTPIPPVPALYGWGPTAGAQQGYAAGQSGAGFSALPSTQTEASRPADGSWVGTIESETARGQEKEEEGVPTSGTTKVVQQEAGGEKGGAMGGSTSCAQGSRTPVNSSSESQGGSQAPPTRGGTSSRGLLPIPGAALGTLCRGGHNNSMYNPRGGHPDMMRGGFRGRGVPPHPMRSRPGRGHLRGGPSCNWGYPPGRGGGGRSDYYSDYTYN, translated from the exons GAAAAATCGACAAGGAGAGCAGCAAGGCCGGCGGCCTAACCTTGGAGGATGGCGATAGCAAGAAGCAATTGTTGTCAGCCTCTAGCACGGCCACATCCAAGCAAAATGGCGATCAAGCTGGATGTGAAGACGAGCAAATGTCTGAACAAGATGCTTCTGAGCGACGGAGGGCAGGGCTGTCGGACCTAAAAAACTGCGGCGGCTCGCCCTCGACACTAACGTTACCGAGGTCGGCCGAGGATCTGCCAAGGAGGAATTTTCAGATTCCTAGGAAAATCAAGGAGCGGAGAGGTT GTCTCCTGCAACAATTGTCTCCAGATTCCAGAGAGTTTGAGGACGTCGTGAAGCTTCTGTCCACGTTCTACCTGGACACCAACTCCCGTGGGACTTTCACTTACACTAAAGCTTCTCTCATTCACAACGAGCTCCTGGAGAAAGAG TTCATCGAGAAGAAAAGAGAACTGAAGCAGAATGGCAGGACCGAGGCAGAGCTCGCAGAATCTTATGCTTTTCTGCTGCCTGATAAGAATAAG GTTCAGTGGGTCTGCGAAAAGGGTCTTTCTGTGGGACATTCGCGGGTCAACAATCTAGGAAGCCCTGTCAAAG GGGTTTACCTCTCCAAATACTCAGATTTGTTACAGATGAATCCATTTGAAGTGGGAGCCACTGGAGacataatcatatttaaaatcatGAAG GGTAAAGTGAAGACAATATTTGAGAACATGCCCAAAAACAATCTTGAGCCGACCCTTAAATACGATAGCCatgtatttaaaaatgccagcaaaGTGACCTCATTATTGTCCTATAGGGCCTTTGAGCACACTCAG CAATACTTTTATGAATTTGCTTTTGAGGAGCTCAGGTCAAGGCCCAGGCATGTGTTGCCGTATGCGGTTGTGTCTTTTCAATACAAAGGCAAAGAGTCGGCCACGGCCACACACAG TAGATTAAACAGCACGCTACATGAAGGGCAAAGAg TTCGGCGAAGATATACAGTTTGGAGTGGCTCGCTGGTGAATAAGGGAGAAGAGGTCTATCAAGTGTACATCCGGTCTTCAAGTCTCACTCACCTTCCACTTAAACT CCCGGACAAGCTTGACATTAATATGGCTATGCATCTCGACCAAGTCAAGAGAAAGATCCCGCCTGTGTTGCTGTCATGGGAAGCGTACAGTGGATCACGAGAGG CATTTAAGTGCGGGATGTACTGTGGCCTGTATGAGGTCATGGGGAGAAGTAAACAGGAAAACAGCCTCTCGGGACTGTTGCACCGACTTGAGAGAGAAAGAATG GTTTTGGTGAAGCCATTGATAGACAAAGGATTTCTCTTCCTCCTTTCGTCTTCTCAGTTGCACACTGCCACTG aGCGACGAGGAAGAAATGACAGGGTTTTGCAGGCGCTTTTTGTATTTCAAGAGCAAAGAATCATCTCGAAGTTGA TTTCGAAGAACTCTGGAGTAAATGAGGACCCTCTTGCTCCACTAGAGCCTAAAGACACAATCAGCCATCAAATAGACGATTTTGTACCTGCCCTGCATCATGGCTTCTACAAGCTGCGTGCCAATCCACCCAAAGAGCTTGCGGTGGGGCTGAAACAGCAGGTGCTGGACTACCTCAGCCAGAAAGAGCAAGGTGTCTTACGGCCTTTCCACATAGCAGAGTACCGGCACAGTTTGGATGACCGGACTAACCAACACCCGGCACCTCGTCCTAAGAATATGGATGTGGCACTGAACTCTTACATATTTGGTCCGGGACAGTTCCAGCTGCCTGTGGAAGCGCTGCAGCAGGATCTGATGGACAGCCGACAAGGGGCAGCGTCTCCCCCAGCCGGTGCAGAAGAGTACAGTCCTGTCTCAGACTGGGGCGGGTCGGATAGACAGGTGCCGGGTAGCAGCACGATTGGGGTTTCTCAGTCTAACGGTGGCGCTCAGAGGTCACAGGGAGAGTACGACAAAGAAAAGATGGAGAAATTGCTAAAGCTGATACAGTTACATAAGCGGACTTTGGGCAAGGATGAGGGGAGCGGGACGGAAAGAGAAGAGGACTTGGACACGGCCGGCCTGAAGAGGAGGCTGGAGAGGGACGGTCCTGGGGGCGTGAGCAAGTACCTTAGGACGGGACTGCTGAATGGAGAGCCAGGAAGAG TGGTGATGGACAGCATGGGGCTGTGTGACACGGACCTGCGGGAGCGTGTGTCTCAGAGTGCCACCCTCCGAGACACGCACGCCTTGCTTAAACTCTTCCTCAGCACGCTTAACAGGATGGCCCAAAGCTCGGACACTGCCAGCAGCCAGCCTCCGATACTACCCAAAAGCGTAGAGGGACATGACCCCGGTGACTCAGCCGCTCACTGTGACCTTGACCTGCGTGGCAGACGTGCTGATGAAGAGCAG GATCTGATGGCCTGCAGCAGGGGCAGTGTGGATGTGTACAGTCCCTCGTCCAGTCTGGAGCAGCAGCCCTCCTGTCAAGCAGAAGCCTCACATCAAAGTCACCATCTCTGGAGAACAGCCACCAGAG TTCCAGAGGGAGTTGGTGAACCTAGTTTGATTGGAGGGGAGAAGCAGGTACACTCTACAAGGAAAGTAGTCGACACTATCCTCGACAGTGAGTTCCAGAACCTCTGCACAGGGATCCAGAAACTGATGGACGCCCAAGATATAATTTACAACTCTCAGCCACCTTTGCCGCGATGTGACGATCAGGCTAAATGGTCAAGCTCGCCATTCTCACCTTTTGTGTCCAAATATGTCTCGCCGCTGCCAGTGCAGGGCTACGTTAACACGCTCTGTGAAAAGATGAGCCGTTTGATCCAGGCTCCCATGGCATCTGTACCTGTGGCTGTTGTGTCACCGCCTGCTGTTGCCCCAGTGCCCGCCCCTTTGCCACCTGCCCCGCCCCCTTCTGCCATGCCGGCTCCTGCCCAACCCACACTGCCCTCACCTCCTGCTCATCCTCACACTAAAACATCATCTCCAGTGCTTAAGTCTCAGGCTCTGTCGAGCAAGCCACAAGCTACCCTCAAACCTCCTCCTTCAGGCAAGCATCGCGTCGCCACTGTCAAAGAGCGCCGCCGGTTTACAGCAGAAAAATCAGCTGACCCCAAGAGTACAGATGTGGTGGAAAATCCTATGTGCTCCCCATCATCTGCAAGTGCCAGTCAACCTCCAGTCGCTCCAGTCCCAGAGATTCCCTCAGAGCCTACTCATGCAGGAACCTCAAGCACTGCGGGAGGCAGCGTTATTGGGCAAATCAAGCCTGATGTTTTGTGCACACTGATGGAGATCATGCAGAAAAATGCAGTAAAGTTTTACATTCAAAGGGGAGATGAGGAGAGTGAACTCTGCGCTGAGATCAAG GAGTATTTAAGAAGCCTTGGCAACATCGAGTGCAATCCGCAGAATTACCTAGAGAGTAAAAGTCAGCAGAAGTTCATGATCATTATTCAGAATGAGGATATAGCCGCTCATGTACATAag ATCCCAGCACTGGTGTCTCTAAAGAAATTGCCCACAGTTTACTTTGCTGGAGTGGACAGCCTGGATGATGTGAAAAATCGCACTTACAATGAGCTTTTCGTGTCTGGAGGTCTCATTGTGTCGGATGAGCTCATTCTCAAGCCTGACAATATAACACTAG AGAAGCTACGGGCATTTCTCAAGTTCCTGGAGGAACAGGGCTCACCCTGGAAGTGGAAGGTGCACTGTAAGACTCAGAAGAAGCTGAAAGAGCTCAGCAG GCTGAACACTGAGGCATTGGATCTGTTAAACCTGCTGACGACCTACCAGAAGAAACACCTGGTGGAGTTTCTGCCTTATCACGAGTGCGACACTCCATCTAGGACGGCTCCTGATTTGGACTGTCTGGTCAAGCTGCAAGCTCAGCACACACAGCTTCGACACCTCATTTTCCTGACAG AAAAGCATGATGACGCATTCTCGCAGTTCTCCGGTAGTGGAGTCATCATCGCAGGTATGAATGACATCATGAACAACTTCCAGAGTTTGATCAGTGTCCCAGAAGAAGTAGCGGTCGCTGCCCTACCTGAACCAG TGGAACCTGATGCGGTTCGAGATGAGGAGGACATGTCTATAGATTCTGAAGATGACATGCCCGTTATCACCGAAACGTCCATTCAGACTGAAAATGACCTGAAGGAACCACAGGCACCTCAGCCCCCTCCACCCCAGACCGATGGATTTCGTCCACCCCTCCCTGACCAACTCTCTTTGGACCCCATTAGCACGCAGCCTGTACAACCAATCCCATCTGCTTACCCTACTCAGGGCTCTTACTCCACTGATTACGCAGCTCTGAAGTCTGCCATCGCTCAGTATAAAGCTGCCAGTCAGGAGAGCACCTCTATGCCTGAAGTAGAGGACACCCTGGCCAGTTTCGGTGTGAACCCTCACCAGAGCTACCTGTGTACCAGCTCGGCACAGTGGAGCCCTTACTCTGGTTCTCCCGCGTACCATGTGTCCTCAGCATATTCCTCTCCAGTTAGTGTGGCCTCCAGGGGATCAGAGTACAGCCAAACTGTTGCTCCTCCTGGGACCCAAACTCCAACAAACACCTCCACCATACCTGTTACTCAACCGCTCACCGTTCCCCTTTCCCTCCCTCAGCCCCTGGTGGAGGTGCCTTCTACTCCAGAATCAGGCACCTGTCTTCATCCGCCTGGACAGTCCCTACCCATTCCTGACAGTGTGGGAGTGCCTGGGGTAGCAACGGCAAGCATCACTAATCAGTTAGGACTTGCTGGCTCTCAAACTGCTAAGTTCAGTGCAGAGTCCGCTTCCTCATCTTCTGCTACTTCCTCATCCTCTCTTCACACCACTTTTCCTTCCTATCCAGATACTATGCATTTTCCAGCCCTCACTCCAATTCCTCCTGTTCCAGCGCTTTATGGCTGGGGTCCTACAGCAGGAGCCCAGCAGGGTTACGCGGCTGGGCAGAGTGGGGCAGGATTCAGCGCTCTACCTTCCACCCAAACTGAGGCCTCAAGGCCCGCAGATGGATCATGGGTGGGGACCATTGAGAGTGAAACCGCTCGTGGAcaagaaaaagaggaagaaggTGTCCCTACTTCGGGAACTACTAAAGTGGTCCAACAGGAAGCTGGTGGAGAGAAAGGAGGTGCAATGGGTGGTTCAACCTCATGTGCCCAAGGCAGCAGAACTCCAGTGAACTCTTCCTCTGAAAGTCAGGGTGGAAGTCAAGCCCCTCCCACCAGGGGCGGTACTTCCAGCAGAGGACTCTTACCCATCCCTGGAGCTGCACTGGGAACCTTGTGCCGAGGAGGACACAACAATAGCATGTACAATCCCAGAGGGGGACATCCTGATATGATGCGTGGTGGTTTCAGGGGTCGAGGAGTACCGCCACATCCCATGAGATCTAGACCGGGTCGGGGTCACCTGAGAGGGGGCCCATCCTGTAACTGGGGTTATCCCCCTGGGAGGGGAGGGGGTGGTCGGTCAGACTACTATTCAGACTACACCTATAACTAA